The DNA sequence TTCGGGGGAACGGGCTACACCCCGGTTCGGGGAGACTTCGATGGAGACGGCAAGAACGATGTCGCCGTCTTCAACGATGCGACGGGGCTGTGGTTCATCCGGAACTCGTCGACGGGGACGGTGGTGACGGTGGGATACGGGGCGACGGGCTACATACCGGTTCCGGGAGGCTACGAGGACATTGGCAAGACGGAGCTCGCGGTATACCATCCGCCCACGGGGCTCTGGTTCGTGCGCTCCTCGCTCAACGGAGGGACCACCACGACTGGGTTTGGAGGCCCGGGTTTCAACCCCGTGAACTAGAGCGCGACGCCGCACTCGACCTCATCAAAGAACCAAGGAAGTCCGCACCAAGCTCGATCTCCTCTTCGACCCCGGGCAAGAGCAGGCACTCACGCTCCTCCGGCACCAAATATCAGCAACCTAGTGTCGGGCCGCGCATCTGCCCTTCCTGCCCCAATGCCCGGGCTGTGCTGGTCTTGTGCTGGTTCTCCCAAGGGGGTCACTCCTTGGCGGTCGGAAAGGCAACCGCAGTCGCCTCCGGGGAAGCGGCAGGCGTCGCTTGGAGTCTCACCTCGGCAAAGCCGCCACCTGCTCCGCGCTGGGCCTTGTCTCTGCACACCGGAAGCGCACTCGTCGACGTTCCTAACCACTGAGCCATGGGTAGGCCCGGTGCTGCGCCGAGAGCCCGCGCCTACGCTACTATCCCGTGAACAGTCCTTGATCAGAGGATCGGCGGACACTGAACGGAGGAGAAATGCTGAAGGGATTCCGAGATTTCCTGTTGCGGGGCAACGTTGTGGACTTGGCCGTGGCGGTCATCATTGGCGCCGCTTTCGGCACGGTGGTCGATGGCTTCATCAAGGGGATCGTCGACCCGCTGATCGCGCTCTCTGCTCCAGGCGACACCAAGCTCCTTGAGGCTGTGGCCCTCGGCCCGTTCAAGGTCGGGCTCCTCCTTTCGGCGGCGGTAAACTTTGTCGTGAAAGCCGGCGTCGTTTATTTATTGCTGGTGAGGCCGTTCAGTCACTTGGCGGGGCGCCTTGCCGCCGCGTCGGCCGCTCCCCCGGCGGATGTGCAGCTTCTCGGCGAGATCCGCGACCTGCTGAAGAACCGAAAATAGGTCTGCGAGAACAAGGTCACGGCTGCGTTCGCGAGCCCCGCTGAGCAGAATGCGCATCGGCAAGCATTCGCCGGGTCATCTCTTCGATCGGTGCGCGATCATCGGTGAAAACCATGGTCCCCGAGGGAGGTATTACGTCGCGGATCGCCGTGGCGGCCTCCAGCGCAAGTTGACGAACGGGCTCGCGGCCGAGATCCTGTCGGAACGCAGACTGAATTGAAATCACCGAGCGTTCCTGGGGAAATGCGAAGATGATTCGGTTCATGTCTTGACGGGTGAGAACCAACACAGATGCGAAGACACGCTTGAGCGTGGCAACGGTGGAAAGGACAAGATGCTGATCGATGCTCGCATCGAAGACGTTCATCATGAGCACCCCGCCTTCCGCCAGGTGAGCGCGCACCAATCCGAAGAACTCGATGGTAGCGAGGTAGAACGGGATGTAGGGCCCACCTTGGTAGAGGTCAACCTGAACGAGATCGTAGCGGCTCGGGCAACGGGAGATCCACGGGCGCGCGTCGGCTAGATTGACATGCAGCCAGCCGGGGCTGGAGGGCAGCCCGAAAAAGCGCACGCCTGCCTCGGCGACCTTTGGATCAATCTCCACCGCGTCGACTTCCATATCCGGGGCGGCAGCCCGCATCGCGCTGATCGATCCACCCGCTCCCATGCCCAGGACGAGCGCCCGACGGCCGGAAACGAGCAGCGGGCCAAGGGCATAGTCATCGTAGTAGTACCCCGTCCAACCGACGACTTCGTCCCGGATCGTGTGGACAGAGGCCTCGTCGTTCAGGAAGAGGAACAAGGTCCGACCTCGCCGGACGACCCGAACGAGGTTGTACGGGGACTCACTCGTCCAGACCGTGCCTTCGGAGCTTGGTGCCTCGGGGAGAGCGGGGAGAAGAGGCAAGGCCAGGAGCGCGACCAAAGCCGTCCGCCTCCGCTTGATGAGGCCGACCACGCCTAGGACCATGGAGAGGGCACACAGAATTTTGAGCGTAGCCTGCGTGCCAAGGCGGGGCACGAGCCCGAAGCTCGTGCCGAGGACGCCGCCAATACCCCCGGCCGTGGAGAGCGCGAGAACCGCCCCCACGGAGGATCCTATGTGGCCGGCCCTCGCCAGCAGGCGTATCACCATAGGACTCGTCGCGGCCAGAGCAACCATGGGCAGGGCAAAGATGATCAGCGTTGCTCCTACCGGTCCGGAAAATTCCCCGAACTGCGCGCACCAGGGAAGGAGCGAGCCAACCATCAAGAGGATCAGGAACTGGTAGATCCCGCTCAGCAAGATCATCCCGTAGAGCGAGCCGTCGCCGGGACTCCGATCCGCAACCCAGCCGCCGAGGGCGTAGCCGACGCTAAGGGCGAGCATTACTACGGAAATCAGGCTGCCCCAGACATAGATCGAATATCCGAAATAGGGCGCGTAGAGCCGAAAGGCGACTATTTCCAGGGCCATGGTGATGGCGCCCGTGGTCGACGCCGTCACTAGCCACAGCGCCAGTCTTCCCCCGCTGGTTGGCGAAGACGGTTTGATGGGGGCTTGCTCGGAAGCGTTTGACCCTGGCATCCCGTCCTTCAGAGCGCTCCCAGGAGGGTCTTTGTGCCTCGAGTCAGGCCTCTTTTGGCGATTACCAGGTCAACCCTTTCATGCCTTCATCTCGGGTCTCTCTCGGCGAGGAAGGAGACCCCCGCCCGGGGTCGATGGTCGCACCGGGGCAGGACGGGAACCGAAGCACCCGATCCGTGGAACCCGGAGCGCGGGCGCTCGGCTCTGCATCGACATCCTCCGGAAGGGGCCGGTTCACACGGGGTTGGACAAACGCCAGACGG is a window from the Vicinamibacteria bacterium genome containing:
- a CDS encoding fused MFS/spermidine synthase codes for the protein MTASTTGAITMALEIVAFRLYAPYFGYSIYVWGSLISVVMLALSVGYALGGWVADRSPGDGSLYGMILLSGIYQFLILLMVGSLLPWCAQFGEFSGPVGATLIIFALPMVALAATSPMVIRLLARAGHIGSSVGAVLALSTAGGIGGVLGTSFGLVPRLGTQATLKILCALSMVLGVVGLIKRRRTALVALLALPLLPALPEAPSSEGTVWTSESPYNLVRVVRRGRTLFLFLNDEASVHTIRDEVVGWTGYYYDDYALGPLLVSGRRALVLGMGAGGSISAMRAAAPDMEVDAVEIDPKVAEAGVRFFGLPSSPGWLHVNLADARPWISRCPSRYDLVQVDLYQGGPYIPFYLATIEFFGLVRAHLAEGGVLMMNVFDASIDQHLVLSTVATLKRVFASVLVLTRQDMNRIIFAFPQERSVISIQSAFRQDLGREPVRQLALEAATAIRDVIPPSGTMVFTDDRAPIEEMTRRMLADAHSAQRGSRTQP
- the mscL gene encoding large conductance mechanosensitive channel protein MscL translates to MLKGFRDFLLRGNVVDLAVAVIIGAAFGTVVDGFIKGIVDPLIALSAPGDTKLLEAVALGPFKVGLLLSAAVNFVVKAGVVYLLLVRPFSHLAGRLAAASAAPPADVQLLGEIRDLLKNRK